A genomic region of Conger conger chromosome 6, fConCon1.1, whole genome shotgun sequence contains the following coding sequences:
- the hsf4 gene encoding heat shock factor protein 4 produces the protein MQESPGSLGMDGGYASNVPAFLTKLWTLVEDPETNHLICWSTTGTSFHVFDQGRFAKEVLPKYFKHNNMASFVRQLNMYGFRKVVNIEQSGLVKPERDDTEFQHLYFLQGHEHLLEHIKRKVSIVKSEETKVRQEDLSKLLYEVQVLRSQQENMECQIQDMKHQNGVLWREVVSLRQNHTQQQKVMNKLIQFLFSQIQSNTPSTVGMKRKLPLMLDGGSTTPPASKFSHGLPMEPLHEPYYIQSPSTDTASCSNSNALPGGPIISDVTEMSQPSLGLPVQTEEPREKCLMLIKEEPVSPGVRGRGEGVPMGSCEVCAEPPILPVAMVQSVLEGRSSGGGDRRGKRAMLERPEAPDSVENVDMSLEDLQLLLRTHQQAMEPAASMDPFNPNLPLSEWNFTDMEANLKSYMFQHQDSEAYSGTGCEEQ, from the exons ATGCAGGAGTCCCCCGGATCTCTGGGCATGGACGGCGGCTACGCCAGCAACGTCCCCGCCTTCCTCACCAAGCTCTGGACGCTGGTGGAGGACCCCGAGACCAACCACCTCATCTGCTGGAGCACG ACTGGCACCAGCTTCCATGTGTTTGACCAGGGCAGATTTGCCAAGGAGGTCTTGCCCAAATACTTCAAACACAACAACATGGCCAGCTTTGTACGGCAACTTAACATGT ATGGCTTCAGGAAGGTGGTGAACATTGAGCAGAGTGGTCTGGTGAAGCCAGAGAGAGATGACACAGAGTTCCAGCACCTCTACTTCCTGCAGGGCCACGAGCACCTGCTGGAGCACATCAAGAGGAAG GTGTCCATAGTGAAGAGTGAGGAGACCAAGGTTCGGCAGGAGGACCTGAGCAAGCTGCTGTACGAGGTCCAGGTGCTGCGCAGCCAGCAGGAGAACATGGAGTGCCAGATACAAGACAtgaagca TCAGAATGGCGTCCTCTGGAGAGAGgttgtgtctctcaggcagaaccacacacagcagcagaaagTCATGAACAAG CTGATTCAGTTTCTGTTCAGCCAGATTCAGTCGAACACACCCAGTACTGTGGGAATGAAGCGGAAACT GCCCCTGATGCTGGACGGCGGCTCCACCACTCCCCCTGCCTCCAAGTTCAGCCACGGCCTGCCCATGGAGCCCCTGCACGAGCCCTACTACATCCAGTCG cCGTCCACTGATACTGCCTCCTGTTCCAATAGCAACGCACTGCCTGGAGGACCAATCATATCGGATGTTACTGAAATGTCACAACCTTCCTTGGGTCTGCCTGTGCAGACGGAGGAGCCGAG AGAGAAGTGTCTGATGCTGATTAAGGAGGAGCCCGTTAGCCCGGGGGTCCGTGGCCGGGGGGAGGGCGTCCCCATGGGCTCCTGTGAGGTGTGCGCTGAACCCCCCATCCTGCCTGTTGCCATGGTGCAGtccgtcctggagggccgcagctcTGGGGGTGGGGACAGAAGGGGCAAGAGAGCCATGCTggagag GCCAGAGGCTCCTGACAGTGTGGAGAACGTGGACATGAGCCTGGAGGATCTGCAGCTGCTCCTGAGGACCCACCAGCAGGCCATGGAGCCCGCAGCCAGCATGGAC CCCTTCAACCCTAACCTGCCATTGAGTGAGTGGAACTTCACAGACATGGAGGCCAACCTGAAGTCG TACATGTTTCAGCACCAGGATTCAGAG
- the fbxl8 gene encoding F-box/LRR-repeat protein 8: MEFPEEVLAHIFSYLPLWDRYSASLVCKAWSQTMTHPFVWYYTEVRCESGAEGRGLPQFRRLLKLVRHLKISIRHPKEEAGRSMAVRALSYTTASESRLSALCVSCTGDFPLFYSGEDILQGIRAVFLNEDSGLSLREVDLREMPFTLNDSLVLNVARRSPGLRRLFVNNKTLVCNVTAETVRQVLALCPRLCALGAFYASLSEEVLGELLRPGRAPFSLLELFCERSDKYAHMVSDRFWEALRARHPALAVNVVLNHTLPAKMFLKILQPSLPVRELELITFTSLVTELDFAAGHYSDTLERLVLQTSAPGGQLDPALLVVAERCGRLREVHCYCVVSLRVVAAFLQHCPHLWRYTLKTTKEPHPWTCTVLK, encoded by the exons ATGGAGTTTCCAGAGGAGGTTCTCGCCCATATTTTCTCCTACCTCCCGTTGTGGGACCGGTACAGCGCCTCCTTGGTGTGCAAGGCGTGGTCCCAAACTATGACCCACCCCTTTGTTTGGTACTACACCGAGGTCAG GTGTGAGTCCGGCGCAGAGGGCCGCGGCCTGCCGCAGTTCCGCCGGCTCCTGAAGCTGGTCCGCCACCTGAAGATCTCCATCCGCCACCCCAAGGAGGAGGCGGGCCGCAGCATGGCGGTGCGGGCGCTCAGCTACACCACGGCGTCGGAGAGCCGTCTGAGCGCGCTCTGCGTCTCCTGCACGGGCGATTTCCCGCTCTTCTACTCCGGCGAGGACATCCTGCAGGGCATCCGGGCGGTCTTCCTGAACGAGGACAGCGGGCTTTCGCTGCGCGAGGTGGACCTCCGCGAGATGCCCTTCACGCTCAACGACTCGCTGGTCCTCAACGTGGCCCGCCGCAGCCCCGGCCTGCGCCGGCTGTTCGTCAACAACAAGACGCTGGTGTGCAACGTCACCGCGGAGACGGTGCGGCAGGTGCTGGCGCTGTGCCCGCGGCTGTGCGCGCTGGGCGCCTTCTACGCCAGCCTGTCCGAGGAGGTGCTGGGCGAGCTCCTCCGCCCGGGGAGGGCGCCCTTCTCCCTGCTGGAGCTGTTCTGCGAGAGGTCCGACAAGTACGCGCACATGGTCTCCGACCGCTTCTGGGAGGCCCTGCGGGCCCGGCACCCGGCGCTGGCGGTCAACGTGGTCCTCAACCACACGCTTCCCGCCAAGATGTTCCTGAAGATCCTGCAGCCCAGCCTGCCTGTAAGGGAGCTGGAGCTCATCACTTTCACCAGCCTGGTGACGGAGCTGGACTTCGCCGCCGGGCACTACAGCGACACGCTGGAGAGGCTGGTGCTGCAGACCTCGGCCCCCGGGGGCCAGCTGGACCCGGCCCTGCTGGTCGTGGCCGAGCGTTGTGGCCGGCTGAGGGAGGTGCACTGCTACTGCGTGGTGTCGCTGAGAGTGGTGGCCGCTTTCCTCCAGCACTGCCCCCATCTCTGGAGGTACACCCTGAAGACCACGAAGGAGCCTCACCCCTGGACCTGCACCGTGCTCAAataa
- the tradd gene encoding tumor necrosis factor receptor type 1-associated DEATH domain protein, giving the protein MDKVDAKKVTENCVDDLGTGCAFLFLESDCPDLLSAYKDPDRKFSLFKAIRLTLSDAAGGLDGYEILKLHDAEPRLGVEIKFVEAGACRRFLESYSSGAVQQLFTQHAGRVLPGAEDLALHTQLKAGDSSLDNFLHDQDRCLHHISLIKPDRLPDDEVCRLEELLRSLVFSDRSPCHPTQPPSCKQEAPCVPNNCFLFQGKVFDDRQLTPGDHQRFANNIGREWKKVGRALQKTCRALKSPAIENLAYEYEREGLYEQAYQLLSRFMQAEGKGARLGRLVAALEEVKLVGIAEIMLDLPPKE; this is encoded by the exons ATGGACAAAGTTGATGCGAAG AAAGTGACTGAGAACTGTGTGGACGATCTGGGGACAGGTTGTGCTTTCCTCTTCCTGGAGTCCGACTGTCCTGACCTGCTCTCTGCCTATAAGGACCCAGACAGGAAGTTCAGCCTTTTCAAGGCCATCAGGCTAACACTGTCAG ACGCGGCCGGCGGCCTGGACGGGTATGAGATCCTGAAGCTGCACGACGCCGAGCCCCGGCTGGGGGTGGAGATAAAGTTTGTGGAGGCCGGGGCGTGCCGCaggttcctggagagctacagcaGCGGCGCGGTCCAGCAGCTGTTCACCCAGCACGCCGGCCGGGTCCTGCCCGGGGCCGAGGACCTGGCCCTGCACACCCAGCTCAAAGCCGGCGACAGCTCCCTCGACAACTTCCTGCACGACCAGGACCGCTGCCTGCACCACATTAGCCTGATAAAG CCTGACCGTCTGCCCGATGACGAAGTGTGCCGCCTGGAGGAGCTGCTGCGGAGCCTGGTCTTCTCCGACAGGAGCCCCTGCCACCCCACACAGCCACCGTCCTGCAAACAGGAAGCTCCCTGCGTGCCAAATAACTGCTTCCTGTTTCAGGGGAAGGTGTTTG ACGACCGTCAGCTGACGCCGGGCGACCACCAGCGATTCGCCAACAACATCGGGCGGGAGTGGAAGAAGGTGGGGCGGGCGCTGCAGAAGACGTGCCGGGCGCTGAAGAGCCCCGCCATAGAGAACCTGGCGTATGAGTACGAGCGTGAGGGCCTGTATGAACAGGCCTACCAGCTGCTCAGCCGCTTCATGCAGGCCGAGGGCAAGGGGGCCCGCCTGGGCCGGCTGGTCGCCGCCCTGGAGGAGGTCAAGCTCGTCGGGATCGCCGAGATCATGCTGGACCTCCCCCCGAAGGAGTGA